A part of Streptomyces sp. NBC_01451 genomic DNA contains:
- a CDS encoding SDR family NAD(P)-dependent oxidoreductase codes for MRSSVSPAGLLAGQVALVTGGGGGVGRGIALRFAAEGAAVAVHCRTSDEGAREVAARIEESGGRAVVVRGDLTVEDECRRVVREAAEWGGGRLDALVNNAGVQPVQELAGMTVADWRAVVDTNLLGVFACTQAAAEVMREQDGEGEGECGGGGGAGGGRGGSVTHIASIEAAHPAPGHAHYSASKAAVVMHARSAALEYGPYGIRVNTVSPGLIDREGLADAWPEGVRRWQRAAPVGRLGRPEDVGDACVFLASRLASWVSGHDLVVDGGVSARPTW; via the coding sequence ATGAGGTCATCCGTGAGCCCTGCGGGTCTTCTCGCCGGTCAGGTCGCCCTGGTCACCGGGGGCGGTGGTGGGGTCGGGCGCGGGATCGCGTTGCGGTTCGCGGCGGAGGGGGCCGCCGTCGCCGTGCACTGCCGGACGTCGGACGAGGGTGCGCGGGAAGTGGCCGCCCGGATCGAGGAGTCGGGCGGACGGGCCGTCGTAGTGCGGGGAGATCTCACCGTCGAGGACGAGTGCCGGCGCGTGGTGCGGGAGGCCGCCGAGTGGGGTGGCGGGCGGCTCGACGCGCTGGTGAACAACGCGGGTGTGCAGCCGGTGCAGGAACTGGCCGGGATGACGGTCGCGGACTGGCGGGCCGTCGTCGACACCAACCTCCTCGGCGTCTTCGCCTGCACGCAGGCCGCGGCTGAGGTCATGCGCGAGCAGGACGGCGAGGGAGAGGGAGAGTGCGGGGGCGGGGGCGGGGCCGGGGGTGGGCGTGGGGGCAGTGTCACGCACATCGCGTCCATCGAGGCCGCGCACCCGGCGCCCGGCCACGCCCACTACTCCGCCTCGAAGGCGGCGGTCGTGATGCACGCCCGGTCGGCGGCTCTGGAGTACGGGCCGTACGGCATCCGAGTCAACACCGTCTCGCCCGGGCTCATCGACCGGGAAGGGCTGGCCGATGCCTGGCCGGAGGGGGTCAGGCGGTGGCAACGGGCGGCGCCCGTAGGGAGGTTGGGGCGGCCCGAGGACGTCGGTGACGCGTGCGTGTTCCTCGCCTCCCGGCTGGCGTCCTGGGTGAGCGGCCACGACCTGGTCGTGGACGGCGGGGTCTCCGCCCGTCCCACGTGGTGA
- a CDS encoding cupin domain-containing protein encodes MIAHYGLEPIPREGGLFRRTWAGPERADGRPEGSAIVALLTAEPGDFSALHRLPSDEVWHFYLGDPLELLLLAPDGTSRTALLGPGLLHGQEPQLTVPAGTWMGARVVEGGGWTFFGCTMAPGFTYEGYVHGDAVELAARYPAEAGRIGALCRP; translated from the coding sequence CTGATCGCCCACTACGGGCTGGAGCCGATCCCGCGGGAGGGCGGGCTGTTCCGGCGTACGTGGGCGGGGCCCGAGCGGGCCGACGGGCGGCCGGAGGGCTCGGCGATCGTCGCGCTGCTGACCGCCGAGCCCGGCGACTTCTCCGCGCTGCACCGGCTGCCGTCGGACGAGGTCTGGCACTTCTACCTCGGCGATCCGCTGGAACTGCTGCTCCTCGCGCCGGACGGCACCTCCCGGACGGCGCTGCTCGGACCGGGTCTTCTGCACGGCCAGGAGCCGCAGCTCACCGTTCCCGCCGGTACCTGGATGGGCGCGCGGGTCGTGGAGGGCGGCGGGTGGACGTTCTTCGGGTGCACGATGGCGCCCGGGTTCACGTACGAGGGGTACGTGCACGGGGACGCCGTCGAACTGGCCGCGCGTTATCCGGCCGAGGCGGGTCGTATCGGGGCACTGTGTCGCCCATGA
- a CDS encoding GNAT family N-acetyltransferase: MATELYRDAWGIPHLRAGDAFELARGQGRVTALDRAWQLEVERHRARGTSAAFLGAEAVAWDVFARRARLDDTARRCYATLEERDPETASWVRAYVEGVNEGLAEVGEALTQGAAVAPEFAAAPEFAATGLAPGRWEPWTPLGVWLATHILFAGFPAKLWRERVAAHLGADAIALFATDGPGTSGSNGWLVSGERSVTGLPLIAGDPHRYIEAPGVYQQVRLSCPEFDVVGLAVPGVPGIAHFGHTGTVAWAITNAMADYQDLYEERVRRTGTPLAGTGVEALDPDGEWRPADVHMEVVEVAGGEPVEVEVIETGRGPVVIGPDERPHERPDGLSGRRSGDHAETISLRYPPRVTGDLGFSALLPLLRARRVADIDRAVDLWAEPVNVIQAADTEGGLLHRVAGHVPVRAEANRTRLVRAWEPGHEWQGRHETPYGTVDDGLAVMANQRGPATPLGVEFAPPHRAARIRALLTEKDQWSAADLPALHMDTHLASAAPLLDLLAALDGLTVEEAALRDQLLRWDRRMDADSTRAASYAALRSAVVRRLAAHPAFAALAAPAACPEVFRPWLALLPRIGFALEGLLKARELYGIDRAAAVREALAEVAAEPTTGAVTWGERHRLSPWRVPATSTHSTHSTHSAHDEPGLSGDHDCVLCTSSVPGLTDLSARGPAARYVWDLARREDSLWVVPFGASGVPGSAHHRDQLPLWTRGDLVPVVTDWALLTREHRPARLSKPSYAARAALHEQMADGFGTVRVLRLDPVADAGVVHGWVSEPRAGFWGMNGLSEEQVGEIYAHLDTLDTHHAHLLVQDGTAVGLLQTYEPAADRVSECYAVEPGDIGVHLLLAPAGAEGGRPGWSAALMAVLAEYVLVGLGRRRVVVDPDVANEKAVARFLRQGFVAGPVVVLPEIDLPDVYLPEKRAQLAFLTREVAFPG; encoded by the coding sequence ATGGCCACCGAGCTCTACCGCGACGCCTGGGGGATCCCGCATCTGCGAGCGGGCGACGCGTTCGAACTCGCCCGTGGCCAGGGGCGCGTCACCGCCCTCGACCGGGCCTGGCAGCTGGAGGTCGAGCGCCACCGCGCGCGGGGCACCTCGGCCGCGTTCCTCGGCGCCGAGGCGGTCGCCTGGGACGTGTTCGCCCGACGCGCCCGCCTCGACGACACCGCCCGACGCTGCTACGCCACCCTGGAGGAGCGGGACCCCGAAACCGCTTCCTGGGTACGGGCGTACGTGGAGGGGGTCAACGAGGGGCTGGCGGAGGTCGGTGAGGCGCTGACGCAAGGGGCCGCCGTCGCACCGGAGTTCGCTGCGGCACCGGAGTTCGCCGCGACCGGGCTCGCCCCCGGCCGCTGGGAGCCCTGGACCCCGCTCGGCGTCTGGCTCGCCACGCACATCCTGTTCGCCGGATTCCCGGCCAAGCTCTGGCGCGAACGGGTCGCGGCTCATCTCGGCGCCGACGCCATCGCCCTGTTCGCCACCGACGGACCCGGCACCTCCGGCAGCAACGGCTGGCTGGTGAGCGGCGAACGGTCGGTCACCGGGCTCCCGTTGATCGCGGGCGACCCGCACCGCTACATCGAGGCACCCGGCGTCTACCAGCAAGTCCGGCTGTCCTGCCCCGAGTTCGACGTCGTCGGCCTGGCCGTCCCGGGCGTTCCCGGCATCGCCCACTTCGGCCACACCGGCACGGTCGCCTGGGCCATCACCAACGCCATGGCCGACTACCAGGACCTGTACGAGGAGCGCGTTCGGCGCACGGGAACTCCCCTTGCGGGCACGGGAGTCGAGGCCCTCGATCCCGATGGGGAGTGGCGGCCGGCCGACGTGCACATGGAGGTCGTCGAGGTCGCGGGCGGCGAGCCGGTCGAGGTGGAGGTGATCGAGACCGGGCGGGGACCGGTGGTGATCGGCCCGGACGAGCGCCCCCACGAGCGCCCTGACGGGCTCTCCGGTCGGCGCTCCGGTGATCATGCAGAAACGATTAGTCTGCGTTACCCGCCCCGCGTCACCGGCGACCTCGGCTTCTCCGCCCTGCTCCCCCTTCTCCGCGCCCGCCGCGTCGCCGACATCGACCGTGCCGTCGACCTGTGGGCCGAGCCCGTCAACGTCATTCAGGCCGCCGACACCGAGGGCGGGCTGCTGCACCGGGTCGCGGGCCACGTCCCCGTCCGCGCCGAGGCCAACCGGACCCGGCTCGTGCGGGCCTGGGAGCCCGGTCACGAGTGGCAGGGGCGGCACGAGACGCCGTACGGCACCGTCGACGACGGCCTCGCCGTCATGGCCAACCAGCGCGGCCCCGCGACCCCGCTCGGCGTCGAGTTCGCGCCGCCGCACCGGGCGGCCCGGATCCGCGCCCTGCTGACGGAGAAGGACCAGTGGTCGGCGGCCGACCTGCCCGCCCTCCACATGGACACCCACCTGGCCTCCGCCGCCCCGCTCCTCGACCTCCTCGCCGCCCTGGACGGCCTGACGGTCGAGGAGGCGGCCCTGCGCGACCAACTCCTGCGCTGGGACCGCCGGATGGACGCCGACAGCACACGGGCGGCGTCGTACGCGGCCCTGCGCTCCGCCGTCGTACGCCGCCTCGCCGCCCACCCGGCCTTCGCCGCCCTGGCCGCCCCGGCCGCCTGCCCGGAGGTCTTCCGCCCCTGGCTCGCCCTGCTCCCCCGGATCGGCTTCGCGCTCGAAGGGCTCCTGAAGGCACGGGAGTTGTACGGGATCGACCGTGCGGCCGCAGTGAGGGAAGCCCTTGCCGAGGTGGCTGCCGAGCCGACGACCGGCGCGGTCACCTGGGGCGAACGGCACCGCCTGTCCCCCTGGCGGGTCCCGGCCACCTCCACTCACTCCACTCACTCCACGCATTCCGCGCACGACGAGCCCGGGCTCTCCGGCGACCACGACTGCGTGCTCTGCACGTCGTCCGTCCCGGGGCTCACCGACCTCAGCGCGCGCGGGCCCGCCGCCCGGTACGTCTGGGATCTGGCCCGGCGCGAGGACAGCCTCTGGGTGGTGCCCTTCGGCGCCTCCGGGGTCCCGGGCTCCGCCCACCACCGCGACCAACTCCCCCTGTGGACAAGGGGGGACCTCGTCCCGGTCGTCACCGACTGGGCGCTGCTGACGCGGGAGCACCGCCCGGCGAGGCTTTCGAAGCCGTCGTACGCGGCCCGTGCCGCCCTGCACGAGCAGATGGCCGACGGGTTCGGGACCGTGCGCGTGCTGCGGCTCGACCCGGTCGCCGACGCCGGTGTGGTGCACGGCTGGGTGAGCGAGCCCCGGGCCGGATTCTGGGGCATGAACGGGCTCAGCGAGGAGCAGGTAGGCGAGATCTACGCCCACTTGGACACCCTCGACACCCATCACGCCCACCTGCTGGTGCAGGACGGTACGGCGGTCGGGCTCCTCCAGACGTACGAGCCCGCGGCCGACCGGGTGAGCGAGTGCTACGCCGTCGAGCCCGGCGACATCGGCGTACATCTGCTGCTCGCGCCCGCCGGGGCGGAGGGCGGGCGGCCCGGGTGGTCGGCCGCGCTGATGGCGGTGCTGGCGGAGTACGTGCTGGTCGGGCTCGGGCGGCGGCGGGTCGTGGTCGATCCCGACGTGGCGAACGAGAAGGCCGTCGCCCGGTTCCTGCGGCAGGGGTTCGTGGCCGGGCCCGTCGTCGTCCTGCCCGAGATCGACCTGCCGGACGTCTACCTGCCCGAGAAGCGCGCCCAACTGGCCTTTCTCACCCGCGAGGTAGCTTTTCCCGGGTGA
- a CDS encoding siderophore-interacting protein, translated as MAQGQGQGRGWEGAVLKLFRGKDFVFTVTGAEDVTPHYRRLHLTDGGMLSATGVHPTMWVRLWFDNAGKPHQRAYTLVGPDPEAGTFSLEFALHDGCASDWARAAKPGDTIEATVQGTGFTRPQPEPSHVFAIGDPASLPALNSLLDALGPAPATIWFESDHGTDGYPFRTVPGHHDLRPVPRKDAGAHLVSEVRSAFPDLLGHTADPYVWIACDTATTRSLTSYFRKEAGLPKQRVHGLGYWQP; from the coding sequence ATGGCGCAGGGGCAGGGGCAGGGACGCGGCTGGGAGGGCGCGGTCCTCAAGCTCTTCCGGGGCAAGGACTTCGTGTTCACCGTGACGGGCGCCGAGGACGTCACGCCGCACTACCGGCGTCTCCACCTCACCGACGGGGGCATGCTCTCGGCCACCGGCGTCCACCCCACGATGTGGGTCCGGCTGTGGTTCGACAACGCGGGCAAGCCGCACCAGCGGGCGTACACACTGGTCGGCCCGGATCCGGAGGCGGGCACGTTCAGCCTCGAATTCGCGCTCCACGACGGATGCGCCAGCGACTGGGCGCGGGCGGCGAAGCCCGGGGACACCATCGAGGCGACGGTCCAGGGAACCGGCTTCACGCGGCCCCAGCCGGAACCCTCGCACGTCTTCGCGATCGGCGACCCGGCATCGCTGCCCGCGCTCAACTCCCTGCTGGACGCGCTGGGTCCGGCCCCGGCGACGATCTGGTTCGAGTCGGACCACGGCACCGACGGCTACCCCTTCCGCACCGTCCCCGGCCACCACGACCTCCGCCCGGTCCCCCGCAAGGACGCGGGCGCCCACCTGGTCTCCGAGGTCCGCTCCGCCTTCCCGGACCTCCTGGGGCACACCGCCGACCCGTACGTCTGGATAGCCTGCGACACGGCCACGACCCGCTCCCTGACCAGCTACTTCCGCAAGGAGGCGGGGCTGCCGAAGCAGCGGGTGCACGGGCTCGGGTACTGGCAGCCGTAG
- a CDS encoding HhH-GPD-type base excision DNA repair protein: protein MDVTLHLAQDPEADALLGRSPLAALTGMLLDQQVPMEWAFKGPATVAQRLGADDLDAHEIAAYDPDAFAALLSDKPAVHRYPGSMAKRVQQLCQYLVEHYDGDAEGVWRDAATGQELLKRLTDLPGFGKQKAQIFLALLGKQLGVRPKGWREAAGAYGEPKSFRSVADITGPESLAKVRAHKQEMKAAAKAAKASGK from the coding sequence ATGGACGTCACTCTCCACCTCGCCCAGGACCCCGAGGCCGACGCACTCCTCGGCCGCAGCCCGCTCGCCGCGCTGACCGGCATGCTGCTCGACCAGCAGGTGCCGATGGAGTGGGCGTTCAAGGGGCCCGCGACCGTCGCCCAACGCCTGGGCGCCGACGATCTCGACGCGCACGAGATCGCGGCGTACGACCCCGACGCCTTCGCCGCGCTCCTCTCCGACAAGCCGGCCGTCCACCGCTACCCGGGGTCGATGGCCAAGCGCGTCCAGCAGCTCTGCCAGTACCTCGTCGAGCACTACGACGGTGACGCCGAGGGAGTCTGGCGGGACGCGGCGACCGGCCAGGAACTGCTGAAGCGCCTCACCGACCTGCCTGGCTTCGGCAAGCAGAAGGCCCAGATCTTCCTGGCCCTCCTCGGCAAGCAGCTCGGCGTCCGGCCCAAGGGCTGGCGCGAGGCCGCCGGCGCCTACGGCGAACCGAAGTCCTTCCGTTCCGTCGCCGACATCACCGGCCCCGAGTCCCTGGCCAAGGTCCGTGCCCACAAGCAGGAGATGAAGGCGGCGGCGAAGGCCGCGAAGGCCTCCGGCAAGTAG
- a CDS encoding helicase HerA-like domain-containing protein — translation MSDSETVPSATTGAATGSLPPANAPDSPPRAPGSAPALPRPALEIAAGYAFTGPALDLGALLWDGTCLPDAQIRIPLPMLNRHGLVAGATGTGKTKTLQLIAEQLSAQGVPVFLADVKGDVSGISAPGTMNDRVGSRAAEVHQRWTATGFPAEFYALGGLGHGIPVRATITSFGPLLLSKVLQLNQTQEQSLGLVFHYADQKGLELVDLKDLRAVVAFLTSDEGKEELKGIGGLSTATAGVILRSLTAFEAQGMADFFGEPEFDTAELLRMAPDGRGTVSVLELPAVQDRPQLFSTFLMWLLADLFHDLPEVGDVDKPKLVFFFDEAHLLFNDASKAFLDAITQTVRLIRSKGVGVFFVTQTPKDVPADVLAQLGNRVQHALRAFTPDDQKALKATVKTFPNSAYDLEELLTGLGTGEAVVTVLSEKGAPTPVAATRLRAPESLMGPVDAAVLDQAVRASRLHDRYAQAVDRESAYEKLAAAKPSAGARGPDEMTPAKPDAPKAPHASKAPKEERSVVEQVAGSGMFKSLARSLGTQIGREITRSLFGTARRGR, via the coding sequence ATGAGCGACAGTGAGACCGTGCCATCGGCCACCACGGGGGCCGCCACGGGGTCCTTGCCACCGGCAAACGCGCCCGACTCGCCACCCCGCGCGCCTGGGAGCGCTCCCGCGCTGCCCCGGCCGGCCCTGGAGATCGCCGCCGGGTACGCGTTCACCGGCCCGGCGCTCGATCTGGGTGCCCTGCTGTGGGACGGGACGTGCCTCCCGGACGCCCAGATCCGGATCCCGCTTCCCATGCTCAACCGGCACGGTCTGGTCGCGGGCGCCACCGGCACCGGTAAGACCAAGACGCTCCAGCTGATCGCCGAACAGCTCAGCGCCCAGGGTGTGCCCGTTTTCCTGGCCGACGTGAAGGGCGACGTCTCCGGGATCTCCGCACCGGGCACGATGAACGACAGGGTCGGGTCCCGTGCCGCCGAGGTGCACCAGCGGTGGACGGCGACCGGATTCCCCGCCGAGTTCTACGCCCTCGGCGGTCTCGGCCACGGCATCCCGGTGCGGGCCACGATCACCAGCTTCGGCCCGCTGCTGCTGTCCAAGGTGCTCCAGCTCAACCAGACCCAGGAGCAGTCCCTCGGCCTGGTCTTCCACTACGCCGACCAGAAGGGGCTGGAGCTGGTCGACCTGAAGGACCTGCGGGCCGTCGTCGCCTTCCTCACCTCCGACGAGGGCAAGGAGGAACTGAAGGGCATCGGCGGACTGTCGACGGCCACGGCCGGGGTGATCCTGCGTTCCCTCACCGCCTTCGAGGCGCAGGGCATGGCGGACTTCTTCGGCGAACCTGAGTTCGACACGGCCGAGCTGCTGCGCATGGCGCCGGACGGGCGCGGCACGGTCTCCGTCCTCGAACTGCCCGCCGTACAGGACCGGCCGCAGCTGTTCTCGACCTTCCTGATGTGGCTGCTGGCCGACCTCTTCCACGACCTGCCGGAGGTCGGCGACGTCGACAAGCCCAAGTTGGTCTTCTTCTTCGACGAGGCGCATCTGCTCTTCAACGACGCGTCGAAGGCCTTCCTGGACGCGATCACCCAGACCGTGCGCCTCATCCGCTCGAAGGGGGTGGGCGTCTTCTTCGTGACGCAGACGCCGAAGGACGTCCCCGCCGATGTCCTCGCCCAGCTCGGCAACCGCGTCCAGCACGCGCTGCGCGCCTTCACCCCGGACGACCAGAAGGCCCTCAAGGCCACGGTGAAGACCTTCCCTAACTCGGCGTACGACCTGGAGGAACTGCTCACCGGCCTCGGAACGGGCGAGGCGGTCGTCACCGTCCTGAGCGAGAAGGGCGCCCCGACACCGGTCGCCGCGACCCGTCTGCGCGCCCCCGAGTCCCTGATGGGGCCGGTCGACGCGGCGGTCCTGGACCAGGCGGTCAGGGCCTCGCGGCTCCACGACCGTTACGCACAGGCTGTGGACAGAGAGTCGGCGTACGAGAAACTGGCGGCGGCGAAGCCCTCCGCCGGTGCCAGGGGCCCGGACGAGATGACGCCCGCGAAGCCCGATGCGCCCAAGGCACCCCATGCGTCCAAGGCGCCCAAGGAAGAGCGGTCTGTCGTCGAACAGGTGGCGGGCAGTGGCATGTTCAAGTCCCTGGCCCGTTCCCTCGGCACCCAGATCGGCCGGGAGATCACCCGCTCCCTCTTCGGCACCGCGCGGCGGGGACGGTAG
- a CDS encoding type II toxin-antitoxin system VapB family antitoxin: MIFKRIGNGRPYPDHGRESTRQWADVAPRPVRLDQLVTTKGQLDLETLLAEDSTFYGDLFAHVVKWQGDLYLEDGLHRAVRAALQQRQVLHARVLEMD; the protein is encoded by the coding sequence GTGATCTTCAAGCGCATCGGAAACGGCCGGCCGTACCCCGACCACGGCCGGGAAAGCACCCGGCAGTGGGCGGACGTCGCGCCGCGCCCGGTCCGCCTCGATCAGCTCGTGACGACCAAGGGCCAGCTCGACCTGGAAACCCTCCTCGCCGAGGACTCGACGTTCTACGGCGACCTCTTCGCGCACGTCGTGAAGTGGCAGGGCGACCTGTATCTGGAGGACGGTCTGCACCGCGCGGTCAGGGCGGCCCTCCAGCAACGCCAGGTACTGCACGCCCGCGTCCTCGAAATGGACTGA
- a CDS encoding LytR C-terminal domain-containing protein, which yields MSMLTPPGMGGQYRITGDKYPRMRRPRGRRRFVLGLVASVAALGLIGWGTLQLIDVFTGGGSKATAAGPKSDCATRATPKATAPTAPRTLPKPNGITVNVLNATPRSGLAKQAADELRKRGFRIGDVGNAPKAYDKKIAGAGIVLGAKSAAQAALPVLGTQLAGAQLKTDTRKSATEVDLLIGTTFTALTSKKDADQALAALTGPAPTPSTTPKDC from the coding sequence ATGAGCATGCTGACTCCCCCCGGAATGGGCGGCCAGTACCGCATCACGGGGGACAAGTACCCGCGGATGCGCCGACCCCGGGGGCGCCGCAGGTTCGTGCTCGGACTCGTGGCCTCCGTCGCCGCCCTCGGCCTGATCGGCTGGGGCACCTTGCAGCTCATCGACGTCTTCACCGGCGGCGGCAGCAAGGCCACGGCCGCGGGACCGAAGTCGGACTGCGCCACCAGGGCAACACCGAAGGCGACGGCGCCGACGGCTCCCAGAACGCTGCCCAAGCCCAACGGGATCACCGTCAACGTCCTGAACGCCACGCCCCGCAGCGGCCTCGCCAAGCAGGCCGCCGACGAGCTGCGGAAGCGCGGTTTCCGCATCGGCGACGTCGGCAACGCGCCCAAGGCCTACGACAAGAAGATCGCCGGAGCCGGAATAGTGCTCGGCGCGAAGTCGGCCGCCCAGGCCGCCCTCCCCGTGCTCGGCACCCAGCTCGCCGGGGCCCAGCTGAAGACCGACACCCGTAAGTCGGCCACCGAGGTCGACCTGCTCATCGGCACCACGTTCACGGCCCTGACCAGCAAGAAGGACGCCGACCAGGCCCTGGCCGCACTGACCGGTCCCGCGCCGACGCCCTCCACCACCCCGAAGGACTGCTGA
- the upp gene encoding uracil phosphoribosyltransferase, translating into MRLHVVDHPLVAHKLTTLRDQRTDSATFRRLADELVTLLAYEATRDVRTEQVDITTPVAPTTGVKLSYPRPLVVPILRAGLGMLDGMVRLLPTAEVGFMGMVRDEETLQASTYATRMPEDLSGRQVYVLDPMLATGGTLVAAIQELIKRGADDVTAVVLLAAPEGVEVMERELAGTPVTVVTASIDERLNEHGYIVPGLGDAGDRLYGAAE; encoded by the coding sequence ATGCGTCTCCACGTCGTCGACCACCCTCTGGTCGCCCACAAGCTCACCACTCTGCGCGACCAGCGCACCGACTCCGCGACCTTCCGCCGTCTCGCCGACGAGCTGGTCACCCTGCTCGCCTACGAGGCCACGCGCGACGTGCGCACCGAACAGGTCGACATCACGACGCCGGTCGCCCCGACCACGGGCGTCAAGCTGTCCTACCCGCGCCCGCTGGTCGTGCCGATCCTGCGGGCCGGCCTCGGCATGCTGGACGGCATGGTCCGGCTGCTGCCGACCGCCGAGGTGGGCTTCATGGGCATGGTGCGCGACGAGGAGACGCTCCAGGCGTCCACGTACGCCACCCGCATGCCGGAGGACCTCTCCGGGCGCCAGGTGTACGTCCTCGACCCGATGCTCGCCACCGGCGGCACCCTGGTCGCGGCGATCCAGGAGCTGATCAAGCGCGGCGCCGACGATGTGACGGCCGTGGTCCTCCTGGCCGCCCCGGAGGGCGTCGAGGTCATGGAGCGCGAGCTGGCGGGCACCCCGGTCACCGTCGTGACGGCCTCGATCGACGAGCGGCTGAACGAGCACGGCTACATCGTCCCGGGCCTCGGAGACGCGGGCGACCGGCTGTACGGCGCGGCCGAGTAG
- a CDS encoding tRNA adenosine deaminase-associated protein has translation MYFAALLARTEDGWEASDTELDDVETLSDLAELAREASPEDDTVLVLIEQEDAWFGVVRIDGEDDPRIYVSDAAAASRSSYGEILLTAELLGRDPDADEPDLDALDLDGTEDGESDDDPDTASDDEEETGAPADAVPHGPVGDPVILDDLGVGEKELRALDADDALSAIAEALGASEVLETVR, from the coding sequence GTGTACTTCGCCGCACTGCTCGCGCGCACCGAAGACGGGTGGGAAGCGAGCGACACAGAGCTCGACGATGTGGAAACCCTGTCGGACCTGGCCGAACTGGCCCGTGAAGCCTCCCCCGAGGACGACACGGTGCTGGTGCTCATCGAGCAGGAGGACGCCTGGTTCGGCGTCGTCCGCATCGACGGCGAGGACGACCCCCGGATCTACGTCTCGGACGCCGCCGCCGCTTCCCGTAGTTCGTACGGTGAGATCCTGCTCACGGCCGAACTGCTCGGCCGCGATCCGGACGCCGACGAGCCGGATCTCGACGCCCTCGACCTCGACGGCACCGAGGACGGTGAGTCGGACGACGATCCGGACACCGCCTCCGACGACGAGGAGGAGACCGGCGCCCCCGCCGACGCGGTGCCGCACGGCCCCGTGGGGGACCCCGTGATCCTCGACGACCTCGGCGTCGGCGAGAAGGAACTGCGCGCCCTGGACGCCGACGACGCGCTGAGCGCGATCGCCGAGGCCCTGGGAGCTTCGGAGGTCCTGGAGACGGTGCGCTGA
- the tadA gene encoding tRNA adenosine(34) deaminase TadA, whose product MRLALDEAGRAALGGDVPVGAVVLAADGTTVLATGHNEREATGDPTAHAEVLALRRTAARLGEWRLSGCTLVVTLEPCTMCAGALVQSRIERVVYGARDEKAGAAGSLWDVVRDRRLNHRPEVIGGVLADDCADLLTTFFRHDR is encoded by the coding sequence ATGCGGCTCGCCCTGGACGAGGCCGGGCGCGCCGCCCTGGGCGGTGACGTCCCCGTCGGCGCCGTCGTCCTGGCCGCCGACGGTACGACGGTGCTCGCGACCGGGCACAACGAGCGTGAGGCGACGGGCGATCCGACCGCGCACGCGGAGGTCCTCGCGCTCCGGCGGACCGCGGCGCGGCTCGGTGAGTGGCGGCTGTCCGGCTGCACGCTCGTCGTGACGCTGGAGCCCTGCACGATGTGTGCGGGCGCCCTCGTGCAGTCGCGGATCGAGCGGGTCGTCTACGGCGCCCGCGACGAGAAGGCGGGCGCGGCCGGCTCCCTCTGGGACGTCGTACGCGACCGCCGCCTCAACCACCGCCCGGAGGTGATCGGCGGCGTCCTCGCGGACGACTGCGCCGACCTCCTCACCACCTTCTTCCGCCACGACCGCTGA
- a CDS encoding DUF4145 domain-containing protein — MTNRFAKLDGSDPLHTTVAGECPHCVRHTTLTVRSHSKLSGTFRERTDSKIVRCLMILNCNWCTKESAYLRLANVATELFSGGEIRESYTTIDIEQVWPGRAPRELAPETPETVREVFAEAALAEAAGAFRLAGIGYRATVEQIVKERGAVGKNLYERITGLKSLGATEEIVAAFHEARFVGNDAAHDALAYSTEEIADIAELIDEAVLVLYVQPAQRAKMAAQRAARRTATKQPTP, encoded by the coding sequence GTGACGAACCGCTTCGCCAAGCTAGATGGCTCCGACCCCCTGCACACCACGGTCGCCGGAGAGTGCCCCCACTGCGTCCGTCATACGACGCTCACCGTCAGGTCGCATTCAAAGTTGAGCGGTACTTTCCGCGAGCGTACGGATTCCAAAATCGTCAGGTGCCTGATGATCCTGAACTGCAACTGGTGCACGAAAGAAAGCGCCTACCTCCGTCTTGCCAACGTTGCGACAGAGCTGTTCTCGGGTGGGGAGATCCGCGAGTCGTACACCACCATCGACATCGAACAGGTCTGGCCTGGCAGGGCGCCCCGCGAACTGGCTCCGGAGACACCCGAGACCGTCCGGGAAGTATTCGCAGAGGCCGCGCTAGCAGAGGCTGCGGGTGCCTTCCGTCTCGCCGGCATCGGATACCGAGCGACCGTGGAACAGATCGTCAAAGAGCGCGGCGCTGTCGGCAAAAATCTGTACGAGCGCATCACCGGATTGAAGAGCCTTGGCGCTACCGAGGAGATCGTAGCCGCATTCCACGAGGCCCGATTCGTCGGAAACGATGCGGCGCACGATGCCCTCGCCTACTCCACTGAAGAGATCGCAGACATTGCCGAACTCATCGACGAGGCAGTGCTCGTGCTGTACGTCCAACCTGCCCAGCGAGCCAAGATGGCAGCTCAGCGGGCGGCCCGACGCACAGCGACAAAGCAGCCAACGCCGTAA